A single Mangifera indica cultivar Alphonso chromosome 20, CATAS_Mindica_2.1, whole genome shotgun sequence DNA region contains:
- the LOC123204161 gene encoding ankyrin repeat-containing protein BDA1-like: MDERLQNAAMEGDVEALFSILEEDPNVLERIDQVSFVTTPLHTAAREGKIHFAKEILNLKPSFARKRDHIGRSPLHLALEGKHQQKELSPRDLDLEEKYQELVTWLIKHDSEVVRVKAKGMVTPLHYAAQLDDESSVADFLYVCPLSIEDLTVKSETVVHVAVKNGRLKAFKVLLGWLRRFDKEEMLEWKDEEGNNPLHTAVSADQPEMVKLLIGYLKVNIKNSKGLTALDVFYLRQYQGLVDAAVGNILLAAKAKTASQLILPSLRDSKKTLLAEYFYGGLTCPGKILKRFSLGYRRVDQVPLEVRNVLLVVAILIATATYQAALSPPGGYWQDDGNLQPAANNTGISNTTSTIFNTEQHAAGEMIRQSFGQFQFLIYNSLAFFTSVCFISTLVAGLPFYIISILMTSLMEVSYFFSILENIRHSGSFFRRFFILFMFVCFLATYFIPLLFAGQHLELTRHGRRKNLRMGSFEQPKMGNQL; this comes from the exons ATGGATGAGAGATTGCAGAATGCTGCCATGGAAGGAGATGTGGAAGCATTATTTTCAATACTTGAAGAGGATCCCAACGTTTTAGAGCGTATTGATCAAGTATCATTTGTGACTACTCCCTTGCATACAGCTGCAAGGGAGGGAAAGATCCATTTCGCCAAGGAGATACTAAACTTAAAGCCTTCATTTGCTAGGAAGCGAGATCATATTGGGCGTAGCCCCCTCCACTTGGCTTTGGAGGGAAAACACCAGCAGAAAGAGCTTAGTCCCCGTGATTTGGATTTGGAGGAGAAGTACCAGGAACTCGTAACATGGTTGATAAAACATGACAGTGAGGTTGTCCGTGTTAAAGCAAAGGGGATGGTTACTCCTCTGCACTATGCAGCTCAACTAGACGATGAATCCAGTGTGGCTgactttttgtatgtttgtccaTTATCAATCGAAGACTTGACTGTTAAATCTGAAACTGTTGTACATGTGGCTGTAAAAAACGGGAGGTTGAAAGCCTTTAAAGTCTTGTTAGGATGGCTTCGACGCTTCGACAAAGAGGAGATGCTGGAGTGGAAGGACGAGGAAGGAAACAATCCATTGCATACAGCAGTGTCTGCAGATCAACCTGAG ATGGTGAAGCTGTTGATTGGATATCTGAAAGTGAATATAAAGAACAGTAAAGGTTTGACAGCTTTGGACGTCTTCTACCTTCGCCAATATCAAGGTTTGGTAGATGCAGCTGTTGGTAACATTCTACTTGCTGCTAAAGCTAAAACTGCATCTCAACTCATTCTTCCGTCTTTAAGAGATTCGAAAAAAACTTTACTAGCCGAGTACTTTTATGGTGGCTTAACGTGTCCAGGCAAAATTCTGAAAAGATTCTCGCTGGGTTACCGAAGAGTTGATCAAGTTCCTCTTGAAGTCCGGAACGTACTACTTGTGGTGGCTATATTGATAGCCACAGCCACCTATCAAGCAGCATTAAGCCCCCCCGGAGGATATTGGCAAGATGACGGCAATCTGCAGCCTGCAGCCAACAACACTGGTATCAGTAACACCACCAGCACCATCTTTAATACAGAACAACATGCTGCAGGGGAGATGATTCGGCAGTCTTTCGgacaatttcaatttttgatatataattctttggccttttttacGTCTGTGTGCTTTATTTCCACTCTTGTAGCTGGCCTCCCATTTTACATAATCAGTATCTTAATGACATCTCTGATGgaagtttcttattttttttctattcttgaAAATATACGCCACAGCGGAAGTTTCTTTCGACGCTTCTTTATCCTTTTTATGTTTGTATGTTTTCTTGCAACATATTTTATCCCATTGCTCTTCGCTGGCCAACATTTGGAGCTCACACGGCATGGCCGCCGGAAGAACCTACGTATGGGAAGCTTTGAACAACCGAAGATGGGAAATCAGCTGTAA
- the LOC123204856 gene encoding ankyrin repeat-containing protein BDA1-like, with the protein MDERLQNAAMEGNVDALYLVVAEDPYVLERIDQVPFVTTPLHTAAREGMTYFAKEILNLRPSFAWKRDHIGRSPLHLALEGKHLQERLSPHDLNLEGKYQEVVTWLIKHDSGLVHVKARGMVTPLHYAAQLDDESNLTDFLYVCPLSVEDLTVRSETAVHLALINGSLKAFKVLLGWLQYVNKEEILNWEDEEGNNALHTAVSANQPEAVKLLIGCMKVNKKNGKGLTALDIFNDRQGQDLVDAAVGDILLAAKAKSASQLHCPSLRGSEEASLFENSSRGLSFSARILKSFGLGYRSVDKVPLEVRNVLLVVAILIATATYQAALSPRGGFWQEDSNLQPPATISAISNTTASTIYNTKPFDHLAGNIVYIIFFSI; encoded by the exons ATGGATGAGAGGTTGCAGAATGCTGCCATGGAAGGAAATGTGGATGCATTATATTTAGTGGTTGCAGAGGATCCTTATGTTTTGGAGCGTATTGATCAAGTACCATTTGTGACTACTCCCTTACACACAGCTGCAAGGGAGGGAATGACCTATTTTGCCAAGGAAATACTAAACTTAAGGCCTTCATTTGCTTGGAAGCGAGATCATATTGGGCGTAGCCCTCTCCATTTGGCTTTGGAGGGGAAGCACTTGCAGGAACGGCTTAGTCCTCATGATTTGAATTTGGAGGGGAAGTACCAGGAAGTTGTTACGTGGTTGATAAAACATGACAGTGGGCTTGTCCATGTTAAAGCAAGGGGGATGGTTACTCCTTTGCATTATGCAGCTCAACTAGACGATGAATCCAATTTGACAgactttttgtatgtttgtccaTTATCAGTCGAAGATTTGACTGTTAGATCTGAAACTGCTGTCCATCTCGCCCTCATAAACGGGAGTTTGAAAGCCTTTAAAGTCCTGTTAGGATGGCTCCAATACGTCAACAAAGAGGAGATCCTGAACTGGGAGGATGAAGAAGGAAACAATGCATTGCATACTGCAGTTTCTGCAAATCAACCAGAG GCGGTGAAACTGTTGATTGGATGTATGAAAGTGAATAAAAAGAACGGTAAAGGTTTAACAGCTTTGGACATCTTCAATGATCGCCAAGGTCAAGATTTGGTAGATGCAGCAGTTGGGGACATTCTACTTGCTGCTAAAGCTAAAAGTGCATCTCAACTCCATTGTCCGTCTTTAAGAGGTTCAGAAGAAGCTTCACTATTTGAGAACTCTTCCAGGGGCTTATCATTTTCTGCAAGAATTCTGAAAAGCTTTGGTCTGGGTTACCGAAGCGTTGATAAAGTTCCACTTGAAGTCCGAAATGTTCTACTTGTGGTGGCTATATTGATAGCCACAGCCACCTATCAAGCTGCATTAAGCCCTCGTGGAGGATTTTGGCAAGAGGACAGCAATCTGCAGCCTCCAGCCACCATCAGCGCTATCAGTAACACGACGGCCAGTACCATCTATAATACAAAGCCTTTTGATCACCTTGCAGGGAACATAGTCTacatcatattttttagtatataa
- the LOC123204264 gene encoding ankyrin repeat-containing protein BDA1-like, producing the protein MDERLQNAAIEGNVDALYSVLAEDPYVLERIDQVPFVTTPLHTAAREGKIHFAKEILNLKPSFAWKRDHLGRSPLHLALEGKRLQEGLSPRDLDLEEKYQELVTWLIKHDSEVVRVKAKGMVTPLHYAAQLDDESSVADFLYVCPLSIEELTVKSETVVHVAVKNGSFKAFKVLLGWLRRFNKEEILKWKDEEGNNPLHTAVSADQPEMVKLLIGYLKVNINNSKGLTALDIFYVRRCQGLVDAAVGDILLAANAKTACQLHRPSLRDSKKPLLVEYFSGGLPFSEKILKRFSLGYRRVDEIPLEVRNVLLVVAILIATATYQAALSPPEDIGKMTTNMKQG; encoded by the exons ATGGATGAGAGGTTGCAGAATGCTGCCATAGAAGGAAATGTGGATGCATTATATTCAGTACTTGCAGAGGATCCTTACGTTTTAGAGCGTATTGATCAAGTACCATTTGTGACTACTCCCTTGCATACAGCTGCAAGGGAGGGAAAGATCCATTTCGCCAAGGAGATACTAAACTTAAAGCCTTCATTTGCTTGGAAGCGAGACCATCTTGGGCGTAGCCCCCTCCACTTGGCTTTGGAGGGAAAGCGCCTGCAGGAAGGGCTTAGTCCCCGTGATTTGGATTTGGAAGAGAAGTACCAGGAACTTGTAACATGGTTGATAAAACATGACAGTGAGGTTGTCCGTGTTAAAGCAAAGGGGATGGTTACTCCTCTGCACTATGCAGCTCAACTAGACGATGAATCCAGTGTGGCTgactttttgtatgtttgtccaTTATCAATCGAAGAGTTGACTGTTAAATCTGAAACTGTTGTACATGTGGCTGTAAAAAACGGGAGTTTCAAAGCCTTTAAAGTCTTGCTAGGATGGCTTCGACGCTTCAACAAAGAGGAGATCCTGAAGTGGAAGGACGAGGAAGGAAACAATCCATTGCATACTGCAGTGTCTGCAGATCAACCTGAG ATGGTGAAGCTGTTGATTGGATATCTGAAAGTGAATATAAACAACAGTAAAGGTTTGACAGCTTTGGACATCTTCTACGTTCGCCGATGTCAAGGTTTGGTAGATGCAGCAGTTGGGGACATTCTACTTGCTGCTAATGCTAAAACTGCTTGTCAACTCCATCGTCCGTCCTTAAGAGATTCAAAAAAACCTTTACTAGTCGAGTACTTCTCTGGTGGCTTACCGTTTTCAGAAAAAATTCTGAAAAGATTCTCGCTAGGTTACCGAAGAGTTGATGAAATTCCCCTTGAAGTCCGGAACGTACTACTTGTGGTGGCTATATTGATAGCCACAGCCACCTATCAAGCAGCACTGAGCCCCCCGGAGGATATTGGCAAGATGACCACGAACATGAAGCAGGGATGA
- the LOC123204365 gene encoding uncharacterized protein LOC123204365 codes for MDWPGLSVGRFYDSYRALGAYAYLYLFVDDLLLLVVLTELIMKEILNWEDEEGNNALHTAVSANQPEAVKLLIGSVKVNKKNGKGLTALDIFNDRQGQDLVDAAVGDILLAAKAKSASQLHCPSLRGSEEASLFENSSRGLSFSARIPKSFGLGYRSVDKVPLEVRNVLLVVAILIATATYQAALSPPGGFWQEDSNLQPPATTSAISNTTASTICTTKPFDHLAGNMILGSLGQLLFLTFNSSAFFTSVCLIATLVTGSHFTESLSD; via the exons ATGGACTGGCCTGGTCTTAGTGTTGGAAGATTCTATGATTCTTATAGAGCACTAGGTGCTTATGCTTATTTGTATCTGTTCGTTGATGATTTGCTGCTTCTGGTTGTTCTTACCGAGTTGATAATGA AGGAGATCCTGAACTGGGAGGATGAAGAAGGAAACAATGCATTGCATACTGCAGTTTCTGCAAATCAACCTGAG GCGGTGAAACTGTTGATTGGTTCTGTGAAAGTGAATAAAAAGAACGGTAAAGGTTTAACAGCTTTGGACATCTTCAATGATCGCCAAGGTCAAGATTTGGTAGATGCAGCAGTTGGGGACATTCTACTTGCTGCGAAAGCTAAAAGTGCATCTCAACTCCATTGTCCGTCTTTAAGAGGTTCAGAAGAAGCTTCACTATTTGAGAACTCTTCCAGGGGCTTATCATTTTCTGCAAGAATTCCGAAAAGCTTTGGTCTGGGTTACCGAAGCGTTGATAAAGTTCCACTTGAAGTCCGAAATGTTCTACTTGTGGTGGCCATATTGATAGCCACAGCCACCTATCAAGCTGCATTAAGCCCCCCTGGAGGATTTTGGCAAGAGGACAGCAATCTGCAGCCTCCAGCCACCACCAGCGCTATCAGTAACACCACGGCCAGCACCATCTGTACTACAAAGCCTTTTGATCACCTTGCAGGGAACATGATTCTGGGGTCTTTAGGCCAgttattatttttgacatttaattCTTCAGCCTTTTTTACGTCTGTGTGCTTAATTGCCACCCTCGTGACGGGCTCCCATTTTACAGAATCATTATCCGATTGA